In a single window of the Syngnathus scovelli strain Florida unplaced genomic scaffold, RoL_Ssco_1.2 HiC_scaffold_30, whole genome shotgun sequence genome:
- the LOC125966020 gene encoding janus kinase and microtubule-interacting protein 3-like — protein sequence MHASAFQEREWRSPVLKFLQVRFPYGLSPLQIYCEADGVSDIVISDLMKKLDILGDNANLTNEEQVVVIHARTLPTLAEKVTRTLSHSAYVTAAFPQWLEYIKVTKSALQQKMLDIEMYRRCRVRCRWSSLTSWC from the exons atgcatgcctctgcctttcaggagagggagtggcgctcccccgtcttgaagtttctgcaagtccgtttcccatacggcctcagccctttgcagatctactgcgaggccgacggcgtgagc gacatcgtcatcagtgatctgatgaagaagctggacatcctgggcgataacgcc aatctcaccaacgaggagcaggtggtcgtgattcacgccaggacccttcccaccctagccgagaaggtaacgcgcacactctcgcattctgcttatgtgacagcagcctttcctcagtggttagaatacatcaaagtgaccaagtcagcacttcaacagaagatgttggacattgaaa tgtatcggaggtgtcgagtgcggtgccgctggagctcactcaccagctggtgttag